One genomic region from Nocardia vinacea encodes:
- a CDS encoding VOC family protein, whose protein sequence is MALNWKLVIDTRNAPALADFWAAALEYEVEDPSVLVEQLLSAGQLTADAVVEHHGRKTFRGYAAIRHPDDPFDPTSGVGQGRRLLFQDVPEDKSGKNRLHIDIHSEPGTLDTLVARLEALGATRVREFDKGPAGHWWIMRDPEGNEFCAA, encoded by the coding sequence GTGGCTTTGAACTGGAAACTGGTCATCGACACCAGAAACGCCCCCGCGCTGGCCGACTTCTGGGCCGCGGCGCTGGAGTACGAGGTAGAGGACCCGAGCGTCCTCGTCGAGCAACTACTGTCCGCCGGTCAGCTCACCGCTGACGCGGTCGTCGAACATCACGGCCGCAAGACCTTTCGCGGCTACGCCGCCATCCGCCACCCCGACGACCCGTTCGACCCGACCAGCGGCGTCGGCCAAGGCAGGCGACTGCTCTTCCAAGACGTCCCAGAAGATAAATCCGGCAAGAACCGCCTACACATCGATATACACAGTGAGCCTGGCACTCTCGACACCCTCGTCGCCCGGCTGGAAGCGCTGGGAGCCACCCGCGTCCGCGAATTCGACAAGGGACCCGCCGGTCACTGGTGGATCATGCGCGATCCGGAAGGCAACGAATTCTGCGCCGCATAG
- a CDS encoding MerR family transcriptional regulator: MIHGREHLAAELLTVAAVAAATGYSAQQIRDLERLGVIPAAIRAGNGYRQFSADHVRDLHAYRGLAYAVGPVEARRAMCAIRLLPPDQSAALVCSFHARLNQEREQALAARGALKAIHDEATTDADLVEADAMTITELSRALGLRASTLRFWEQVGLVAPERIVTRAGSARRYHLAAIRDARITTALRAAGYRITDVQKAITAIRDLHDVSHSLEALGDRLNTIAQRQLALLRAAATLSEIIQPTSQT, translated from the coding sequence TTGATTCATGGTCGAGAACACCTGGCGGCGGAGTTGCTGACCGTCGCCGCGGTGGCGGCAGCGACCGGCTACTCGGCCCAGCAGATCCGTGACCTGGAGAGGCTCGGTGTTATCCCCGCCGCAATCCGGGCGGGTAACGGATACCGGCAGTTCTCCGCAGACCACGTCCGCGACCTGCACGCCTACCGCGGTCTCGCCTACGCCGTGGGACCGGTCGAGGCTCGTCGCGCGATGTGCGCGATCCGCTTGCTGCCGCCCGACCAGTCCGCAGCCCTGGTGTGCTCCTTTCACGCACGGCTCAACCAGGAACGAGAACAGGCGCTGGCTGCCCGTGGGGCGTTGAAGGCGATACATGACGAAGCGACAACCGACGCCGACCTCGTTGAAGCAGACGCTATGACCATCACCGAACTGTCAAGGGCGCTCGGGCTGCGAGCTTCGACGCTCCGCTTCTGGGAGCAGGTAGGTCTGGTAGCACCCGAACGGATCGTCACCCGAGCGGGATCAGCCCGGCGCTACCACCTTGCAGCAATCCGAGACGCCCGCATCACGACGGCCCTGCGAGCCGCCGGCTACCGCATCACCGACGTCCAGAAGGCCATCACGGCGATCCGGGACCTCCACGACGTGAGTCACTCGCTCGAGGCACTCGGTGACCGACTGAACACCATCGCTCAACGACAACTAGCCCTCCTGCGCGCAGCAGCGACACTGTCCGAGATCATCCAACCAACCTCGCAAACCTAA
- a CDS encoding DUF6194 family protein produces MSMDQILATIRGFDGVLELAPADGGPFPKIAWGDHFFYYAPDGQLPQREQPYATIVTKNYPDDSSCDLDRPDRWRLNIHVGRSAFTELVGEAPQASSAAVDFTAVDAVLPHPVYRRQGWISIINPDMQTHELAVSLLHEAHDAARRRAASRKSTASADDTTSGNDR; encoded by the coding sequence ATGAGTATGGACCAGATTCTCGCGACGATCCGAGGGTTCGACGGGGTGCTAGAGCTTGCTCCGGCCGATGGCGGCCCGTTCCCGAAGATCGCCTGGGGAGACCACTTCTTCTACTACGCGCCCGATGGCCAACTGCCGCAACGCGAGCAGCCGTACGCCACCATCGTGACGAAGAACTACCCCGATGACAGTTCGTGTGACCTCGATCGTCCCGACCGTTGGCGGCTGAACATCCACGTCGGCAGGAGCGCCTTCACCGAACTCGTCGGTGAGGCTCCGCAGGCCAGTTCGGCGGCGGTCGACTTCACTGCGGTCGACGCCGTTCTCCCCCATCCTGTTTATCGCAGACAGGGCTGGATCTCGATCATCAACCCGGACATGCAAACCCACGAGCTGGCAGTCAGCCTCCTTCACGAGGCACATGACGCGGCGCGTCGACGAGCGGCCAGCCGGAAGTCCACCGCGTCCGCCGATGACACAACGTCAGGCAACGACCGGTGA